CCCCGATATCCCATTCTACGGGATGCAGCCGGTAGCAGCCATTCGTAATATGGGTCGTGCCGATATTCTTGCAGGCGGCAATCAGGTTGTTCACCCGAACCGGAATCAGACTGCCCAGCGGAATTTCGAACGGCAGACTCGATATATCGATGTACGTCCGCAGCCCTGTGCTTGGGTGCAGGTCGATCCGATAGCAGCCAACGCCCACGGAATCGAAGAAGTCTTCCGCTTTCCCGTCAGGTCTGTAGTCCGCCGCAACATGCTGCTCAAGAACGGTAAACTCCGCTTTAATTCTGCGGGACTCACGGATATATGGCATTTTGGCAAACCCGTCTGGTGTGCCGGCAATGTCCGGCCGCAAGCGCAGGCCAGGATAGCCCTTCCCTCCATCCGGACGCGGTGCTTCGGTCTGCATCCAATACAGGAGTGACAGACTCAGTTCTTTCGCCCGGGCAAGATGCTGCTCCCTCTCTTCCGGCGTTACATCAATAATTGAGCCCAACCAGTAGTCATTCGCCGGCCAGTTCACCACCGTTACGTTACTATCGAAGGTTCCCTCCACGAAATTTTCCCGGTTCACCAGCTGTCTGTAATTCCAAAGCGAGAACGACTTTCCGTCCGGGAATAGACTATATGTGACAGGCTCCAGTGTATGCGGTACAAGTCCAACCCAGCTGAGCTGTTTATCCGGCCAGAAATCCGCTTGATATTCCTTCCAGAAATCGTACCCACTAGGCTGTTCAATCGTATGATCCTCGCCCTCGCAATAATCCATCACGAAGCACCAGGTCAGTGCTTGCATATCCTGTGGATCTGCTTCGCCAGGTAGCGCATGAGGCTCGCCTGTCTATTTCATGGATTCCGAACCGGTTACGTATTCAACACCCGCCAGAGGAAACAGATCGCCCTCTTCCGTTGCATCCAGTATATAAGCACCGGACAATATGACAATTTCTCCCGTATCTTTGTTCTGTACATGAACAGCGGTGATGTCATCGCCTTGAGTGTCCGCCTTGACAGGTACATGCTCCGTCAAGACAATCAGCTTGCCGCTATGAATATACGGAGCCATCATGTCCCGAAGCACCTCCAGTGCTGCTCTTGGCTCATGGGCAACGGCGCTCACCATCGCGCTGCCGGGGTTAAAGTGTATCGCATCGCGGGATTCTGGTGTGACCGGAAAGTTATCTTTGTAATAATTCCGGACCCGGGTGCGGTACTCCCGATAACTGGCTGTGGATCCAAAACGCTCAATCCAAGGATGTTCGTCTGGAGGAACCACTTGACTCGTAATCTGTCCGCCAAGCCAGTCGGTCTCTTCCGTCAGGATGACATGTTTACCGGACTTAGCTGCCGCCCAATCCGCCGCCAATAATGATAATATCTGCATTGCGATGATGCATTTGCACTAACACCTCCGTATCCACTCCGCAAGAAGTTTCGTAGCGGAGTGAGTAGCTTTTACCAACCTTATAAGTTGAACTAAGATAATTCTTACCAACTACAACGGAGAAGGCGGAATCATTCTGGAGAAGCGAGCGGTCGCCCGAAAGCTTTTCATAGGAAAGCTCGCACCGGAAGCATAAGCTGTCCCTGGATTTTAACAATTACATCAAAATTTAGAAGAAATCCGGAGACAACAGCGATTGGAAGAATGATCCGCATACGTAGTGATGAAAAGCTGAAAATTTATAATTCAACTTATTTACCATATTTGAAGACCGTACCCATAATCGTCGAAGAAGGCCCGTATTGATCGTAAGCTTCCTGCGCGCTTTCGAACGGAATAATCCGGGAAATAAGCGACTTCATGGAAATCCGCTTTTCTGCAAGGAGCCGAATGTATTCAGCAACATTTCGTCCTTCCGTCCAGCGTACGAATCCAATCGGGTAGTCTTTATTTTCCAATTCATAGCCTGTGTCATACCGTCCCGGCCCTCCGGCCCGAGATATAAGAACCTGCGCCTCTTTACCGAACATGAGTCCACGGGAGAAATTCATCGTCAGGTCTCCAACGATAACGATCTTTCCTTTATTACGGATCCATTTCAGAGAGGAATTGATCAGTTCTTCTCCCGAACCGCTTGCGCACAGAATAACACTATCGGCTCCATAGCCACTTGTGATTGCAGCAATCTGATTCTCGAGCTCTTCTTGGCTGTCGTACACATGATCAATCTGCTGCTTCATACTTAAAACGCGTTCCTTGTTCAGGTCATAACCGAACACCTGATTCGCAGCGGCTGATGATATTTGTGCAATGATTTGGCCCAAAATACCAAGTCCTACGACTACGGCCGACTCACCGAAACGGAGATCCGCTACGCGTAAAGCGTGAATAGCAATCGCCCCCAGACCTGCAAAAGCAGCCTCTTCGGGACTTACATGATCGGGCACAACAGCCGTCAAGTTGGATGGTACAGCAAGTTCTTCGGCATGGCGCACATAGGGTGCTCCATAGCAAGCAACTCGCTGACCAACCTGCAGACCAGTCACCTGCTCACCAATCTCTACAATAATTCCAACAGCACTATAACCAATAACGACCTTCTGATCGGACGCCATTTTAATGATCGACATTTCGGTCCCAGGACTGATAGCGGAATATTCGGTACGTATTCTTACATGCCCCGCCGGAAGGGATGGCCTCTCTGTATTTGTTATCAAAACCTTCCCGTGCTGCGCAGCAATCGCTTTCATATATGGCTCCCTCCTATCCACCCTAGTTTGCGGTTTTCTTGCGATATTCGCTTGGTGACACGCCACAATATTTTTTGAACGTTGTTGTAAACGTCGAAGAGTTCGTATATCCTGTCTTTTCGCCAATTTCGGCAATGCTCAGATCGGTATTTTTAAGATATTCTCTGGCATGAGACAACCGCACCTTATTCAGGTACTCCACGTAGTTCACACCAAAGGTCTTTTTGAAATAGTTCGAAAAATATTTGGAGCTCGTATCCAGCACCTCTGCCATATGATCCAGATACAGGTTTTCCATGTAATGAAGCTCAATGTATTGGGATATGAACGCCGGGTTCAGCTTGCTCTTCGGATCGTAGTTCCTCATAGCCGCAATCCGCCGCAACCCATCCATCAAGAGAGCACGGATTTCCTGATAATTAAAGGCATCGTGCAGCTTCCCGATAAATTCCGTTTCGATTCGGAACAGTTCTTGACGGTTCTCTTCCGAAGCATTGGTCTGTCTGAGCATAATGAAAAACATCGTTTGTGCAATATGTACCATCTGGTGATGATGAATGCGCAAGGATGCATTCTCCTCAATGATAGTATCGACAATGTCCATGGCTTCGTCTGTTTTGCCGGTCATCAGGCAGTTCGACAGCTTCTCTAACTGTTGGAGAGGAAAATGAATGTCCGGGACAAATCGGATCGCCTCCGTATCTGTCACCCACTCTTTCGTGTTGACGTTTCGGTATAGAAATCCGTTCTGGATATCCTGATAGGCTTCCTGGCAGTTGCTGATTTTGGACTCAAACGCCCTGCTGACGCAGCCCCAAACTCTGAAAGAGGTAAAGGTATCCCCTTTGGTTTGCAGTATATAACTCTCAAAACTCTTCAGTACTTTTTTCCGATCCGACGGATGTTCAATCCCAATCAGAACGAGAAATTGAAGATGGTCCTCATGGAACACGACCGCATGATCTATACTCTCCTGCACGCCGGCTTCGATTATTTCCGTAATTTCTTCTACCGAGAGATCAGTCTGCTCTCCCGCACCTTCCTGCGGAATTAATTGTATAGCTGCCATCACAAAGTGTCTGCACTGAAATAAATAGGCGTACTGGTTCTGCATCTGCATTTCGTATTCTCTCGAATGCGCATACCCGTCTAGTGCCTGCAGAAACACACCTCGGCGTATTTCCTCGTCTACCAGATTCATTTGGCTTTTAAGAGATTCGTTCTCCCGCTGCACCTTTAGAATTCCACTGTGAATTTTAACAAAGTCATTCCCTTTTACATTGGATCCTCCGAGTTGCAGCAAAATGTTTTTGACCGGTCTGTAAAGATAAATACTCAGAAGAACGGACAATACAACAGCCAGCAAAATCGCCCCGTACATGATCCAAAGGTTGGCGTTTGACACGGAATCGATGTTTTGGAATTTGTAAGGAAGCTTGTTGATATAAATAAATCCGTTAGATTCGGATTTGTAGAAATTGTACTCATAATTCTCACGCGTCAGAGACGCCTCACTGGACGGATTGAAATAAACATCATTCAATATGTCAACCAGATCAAGGTCCTTCTCTGTGCTGAGTATGACATTGCGATTTGCATCCAGTACGATCAGGGATGCCCCCGGAATCATCGCCTTTAAATTAATACTGTTCAGCAATTTATTCACGTCGATCAGGACCATTAATTTCTTATTAGACATCTTGATTTTACTGCTGTCCACAGCGACAATCAGATTACGTTTATTTGCTCCGTTAATATCAGAGTACACTTCGGCCGGAAATACGGTGAAATCGTGATCTGACCTGATAAAGTTATTCCAGAATCCAGAATTGTATTTACCGGTCGTATATTTCCGGTCGAAAAGTACTTCCATACTGCTTGTTCCCTGGGTTGTTATTGCCAGGTTGTAGTCATAAGTGATGATCGCATCTTCCACAAAGTCCAAAGTGGAGACCATCCTCGCCAGACTGTCCTGCAGGGAGATAACCTTCTCCATATCGTTCTTGCCTTCACTGTCGCTGATCTGTCCGTAAGGTAACGCATGAATGTTAAACATCAGGTTGTTAATCGATGCAAAGCTGGAGTCAAACGACTGGATGATATTTTTGATGACCATCCTGTTGTTTTCCGTGACTTTCTCGTAAATTCCGGTAATTGAATTCTTGTAGACCATATAGTTGAATATAAACATGATGCCGACGACCAGCTGTAGAGCGAAAAAAATCTGAAGCAGCCCTCTATTAGCGATCAATCGATTCAATATGGATCACCTCTCTTGATGTCCCTTCATATTCACCATGTTATACCCAAGCGAGCTTTACGTCACCCTTTTTCAGAACCGAGCATAACGCCTTTGGCAAAATACTTTTGCGCGAAAGGATAAAGCAGAAGAACCGGAATCATCGACAGAACGATCGTTGCGTTCTTCATAGCCTGCGGAGCCAACGCGGCGGCGTCGACGAGATTCGTGTTGTTGCTGCTGTCCGCAAAGATTAGCATATCCCTCAGAACTACCTGAAGAGGATACATCTTCGCGTCGTTTAAATAAATGAGCGGAATGAAAAAACTATTCCAATGGCCCATAAAGTAGAACAGTCCAATTGAAGCAAGCGCCGGTTTTGAAAGCGGAATCACGATCTGGAACAGAATACGGTATTCCGATGCACCATCCACCACAGCAGCTTCCCGAAGCGATTCCGACATATTCTCATAGAAACTTTTTAAAATGATCAATTCAAACGTCCAAATGGCATTTGGCAGCACAAGCGCCCAGACGGTGTCAATCAGACCCAACTCCTGAACGATGAGGTAGTTCGGAATGATGCCGGGGTTCAGGAACATCGTAAGAATGATGGCCAGCAAGAAAAATTTTCGTCCAAAGAAATCCTTACGAGCTAGCGGATAAGCTGCAACAGCCGTAAACAACAGATTGATCGTTGTTCCAAGTGTTGTATAGAAGATGGTGTTTAAATATGCGCGTGGGATCCGTTCATCATGAAGCACCTGCGAATACGCATCCAGGTTGAAGCCTTTCGGGAACAACGTTACCGTGCCTTGCAGAACGGATGCCGTGTCGCTGAAGGAAACCGCCGTAATATAAATGATTGGATACAGGATAACGATCGAGAGACACAGCAGGATGATCCCGTTGACGACAGAGAACAGCGAGATGTTTTTCAATTTTTTGGTTACCACAGACCATTCCCTCCGATCTTTTTACTCAGGAAGTTCGAGGAGAACAGCAGTACCATGGCTACTACGGCTTCGAACAGTCCGACGGCCGCGGCATAGCTGTAGTTGGCCTCCAAAATACCTTTCCGGTAAACGAAGGTAGAGAACACGTCCGCCACTTCGTACGTCATCGGATTATAGAGCAAGAGAACCTTTTCATAACCGATACGCAGCATCTGGCCGGTCTTCAAAATGAACATGATGATGATTGTTGGCATGAGGGCCGGAATTGTGATTTTAAAAATCATATGGCGCCGCTTGGCGCCGTCCACCTTGGCCGCTTCATAAAGCGAAGGGCTGATGCCTGCAATGG
Above is a window of Paenibacillus uliginis N3/975 DNA encoding:
- a CDS encoding carbohydrate ABC transporter permease, coding for MVTKKLKNISLFSVVNGIILLCLSIVILYPIIYITAVSFSDTASVLQGTVTLFPKGFNLDAYSQVLHDERIPRAYLNTIFYTTLGTTINLLFTAVAAYPLARKDFFGRKFFLLAIILTMFLNPGIIPNYLIVQELGLIDTVWALVLPNAIWTFELIILKSFYENMSESLREAAVVDGASEYRILFQIVIPLSKPALASIGLFYFMGHWNSFFIPLIYLNDAKMYPLQVVLRDMLIFADSSNNTNLVDAAALAPQAMKNATIVLSMIPVLLLYPFAQKYFAKGVMLGSEKG
- a CDS encoding zinc-dependent alcohol dehydrogenase: MKAIAAQHGKVLITNTERPSLPAGHVRIRTEYSAISPGTEMSIIKMASDQKVVIGYSAVGIIVEIGEQVTGLQVGQRVACYGAPYVRHAEELAVPSNLTAVVPDHVSPEEAAFAGLGAIAIHALRVADLRFGESAVVVGLGILGQIIAQISSAAANQVFGYDLNKERVLSMKQQIDHVYDSQEELENQIAAITSGYGADSVILCASGSGEELINSSLKWIRNKGKIVIVGDLTMNFSRGLMFGKEAQVLISRAGGPGRYDTGYELENKDYPIGFVRWTEGRNVAEYIRLLAEKRISMKSLISRIIPFESAQEAYDQYGPSSTIMGTVFKYGK
- a CDS encoding helix-turn-helix domain-containing protein produces the protein MIANRGLLQIFFALQLVVGIMFIFNYMVYKNSITGIYEKVTENNRMVIKNIIQSFDSSFASINNLMFNIHALPYGQISDSEGKNDMEKVISLQDSLARMVSTLDFVEDAIITYDYNLAITTQGTSSMEVLFDRKYTTGKYNSGFWNNFIRSDHDFTVFPAEVYSDINGANKRNLIVAVDSSKIKMSNKKLMVLIDVNKLLNSINLKAMIPGASLIVLDANRNVILSTEKDLDLVDILNDVYFNPSSEASLTRENYEYNFYKSESNGFIYINKLPYKFQNIDSVSNANLWIMYGAILLAVVLSVLLSIYLYRPVKNILLQLGGSNVKGNDFVKIHSGILKVQRENESLKSQMNLVDEEIRRGVFLQALDGYAHSREYEMQMQNQYAYLFQCRHFVMAAIQLIPQEGAGEQTDLSVEEITEIIEAGVQESIDHAVVFHEDHLQFLVLIGIEHPSDRKKVLKSFESYILQTKGDTFTSFRVWGCVSRAFESKISNCQEAYQDIQNGFLYRNVNTKEWVTDTEAIRFVPDIHFPLQQLEKLSNCLMTGKTDEAMDIVDTIIEENASLRIHHHQMVHIAQTMFFIMLRQTNASEENRQELFRIETEFIGKLHDAFNYQEIRALLMDGLRRIAAMRNYDPKSKLNPAFISQYIELHYMENLYLDHMAEVLDTSSKYFSNYFKKTFGVNYVEYLNKVRLSHAREYLKNTDLSIAEIGEKTGYTNSSTFTTTFKKYCGVSPSEYRKKTAN